The proteins below are encoded in one region of Denticeps clupeoides unplaced genomic scaffold, fDenClu1.1, whole genome shotgun sequence:
- the LOC114777065 gene encoding radial spoke head protein 6 homolog A-like, which translates to MKMKRRSRNGRKDPPSSPRCLKTQKSTGCHRGAPGCPPPSSPASPWPSPVITASRSPRRKFENVYIGWGVKSDAAFSPALPPDPQRDFPGGPEVTEEADPTPQEDEDED; encoded by the exons atgaagatgaagaggaggagccgGAACGGGAGGAAGGACCCGCCCTCTTCACCCCGCTGTCTGAAGACGCAG AAATCGACCGGCTGCCACCGTGGAGCTCCCGGCTGTCCTCCGCCCTCGTCCCCCGCTTCGCCGTGGCCGTCGCCCGTCATCACCGCGTCCCGGTCTCCCCGCAGGAAGTTCGAGAACGTTTACATCGGCTGGGGCGTGAAGAGCGACGCGGCCTTCTCGCCGGCGCTGCCCCCCGACCCCCAGCGCGACTTCCCCGGCGGGCCGGAGGTGACCGAGGAGGCGGACCCCACGCcgcaggaggacgaggacgaagaCTGA